The DNA segment TACGACGAAACCACCAATATTCGAAAGCCTTATTGCTCTGCCCCCGGCAGGGTCGGCTTTCTTCTCGTTAGTCTTCTTTGCCGACGTGTATAGACCGGGGACATAGGTGACGGGTGTGCGAGGACATGGTTGACACTTTCGGGCAATGAATCTGCCCGGAATCCGACCATGCCTTGGAGCACGCGCGACACCATGAGCCTTCGTCAAGAATTCATCCTTCTGGCCCAGCAAGAGGGCAGCAATCGCCGCGAGTTATGCCGGCGCTTCAGCATCAGTCCCCAGACTGCCTACAAATGGCTCGCGCGCTATGCCGAGCAAGGCGAGGCCGGTCTGGTCGACCGCTCTCGGCGGCCCAGTCGCAGCCCGGAACAGACCCACGCCGACCTTGAACAGGCCGTGATCGCGCTTCGCCAGCAGCATCCTGCCTGGGGCGGGCGCAAGATCAGCCGCCGCTTGCAGGACCTGGGGCATACCGAGGCGCCGGCTCCCAGCACTGTCACCTCGATCCTGCATCGCCACGGGCTAATTACGCCGGAGGCCTCGGCCAAATCGGTGGCATGGCAGCGTTTCGAGCATCCCGAGCCCAACCATCTCTGGCAGATGGACTACAAGGGCTGGTTTGCCACCCGAGACGGCATGCCGTGTTACCCACTGACGGTGCTGGACGACCATTCCCGCTTCAATATCCTGCTCACGGCCTGCACCAGGACCCAGACTGCAGTGGTGCAGCGCCATCTGCGCGAGGCTTTCCGTCGTTATGGGCTGCCGCTGCGCATCAACGCCGACAACGGTGCGCCCTGGGGCAGCCCTTCCCAACCCGGCCAGCTCACGGCTCTGGCGATCTGGTTGATTCGCCTGGGCGTGCGCTTGAGCCATAGCCGCCCCGCGCACCCACAAACCAATGGCAAGGATGAGCGGTTCCACCGCACCTTTAAGGCCGAGGTGCTCACCGGCAACGACTTTGCTTCCTGCCGTTATGCGCAGCGCGCATTCGATCGCTGGCGCGATGTCTACAACCAGCAGCGACCTCACGAAGCCCTTGGCCTGGCGACGCCCGTCACGCGGTATCGGCCCAGCCCGAGGCCATATCCGGAGCAGTTGCCGCCCATCGAATACGGCCCTGACGACACCGTAGTGCAGGTCAAATGGCACGGCGAGCTCTGTTTCCAGGGACGTCGCTTCAAGGTTTCGAATGCCCTAGCCAAGCTGCACGTGGCGCTGCGCCCTGACGCCAGACACAGCGGCAAATACGCCCTTTACTTTGCACATCATCGCTTCGGAAGCATCGACCTAAACGACCCGAATGCCGCTTAAAATGTGTCAACCATGTCCTCGCACATGTGTCACCCATGTCCCCGGTCTATACACCGACGCAAAGAAGAGTGACCGGCAGCCCCCGCAGGGGGATGTCGTATGGCTGTTGGGTGCAAGATGCCACCGCCGACGAAATAAACAGCGACCGCCCCCGCAGGGGGATGCCGTACGGCTGTTGGGGGCAAAGGCCATCGCCGCTCAAAGAAACAGCGACCAACACCTCATGGCCGCTACCCAACCCCTATCCCACCAACTCCCGATGCAACGCCAAATACTCCAACGCCAACTTATGCCTCGGATCCAGGTGAATCATCGGCATCGCATGCTGATGCGACTCCCGGATCTTCACCGACGACGACAACCGTGAATTCAACACCGGCAACCCTTCGCCGACCAGTTCCTCCACCAGTTGCAACGGCAAGGTGGCGCGCGGCTGGAACTGGTTGATCACGATCCCTTCGACTTCCAGGTCCGCGTTGTGGTCGTGCTGGATCTCTTTCACGTTGTCGAGCAGCGTGTAGAGCGCGCGGCGGGAGAAGTCGTCGCAGTCGAAGGGAATCAGGCAGCGCTGGACCGCAATCAGCGCGGAGCGGGTGTAGAAGTTCAGCGCGGGCGGGGTGTCGATATAGATGGCGTCGTACGCGTCTTCCAGCTCGATCAGCGCGTCGCGCAGCTTGTAGATCTTGTAGCGGGATTCGAGCTTGCCGTGCAGCGTATCGAGCTCGGGATGGGCGGGCATCACGTCGAGGTTTTCGAACGGCGTGGCGTGGATGAACGCGGTGACATCCAGCGGCTTGAAGCTGTATGTGAGCGCGGTCTCGAAGAAGTCGGCCACCGTCGGGGTGGCCTCGGCGGCGTGCGCGCCGAGCAGGTACTGGCTGGAGTTGCCTTGCGCATCGAGGTCGATGACCAGGGTGCGCAGGCCTTCGCTGGCACTGATGGCCGCCAGGTTGCAGACGATGGTCGACTTGCCGACTCCGCCCTTCTGATTAAATACGACGCGCCGCATTTGAGCCCTTGGAGGTGAACGTTCCAAAGGACAGAGGATACCTTAGCCAGGTGTCATTTCAGCGGCCAAATCGCATGCCAGGCTATGTTTGTATCAGCCGCTTTTGCCGCGAGATACTCATCAGGATCCCGATGCCCATGCCCAGCGTCACCAGCGCCGTTCCCCCATAGCTCAACAGCGGCAACGGCACGCCCACCACGGGCAGGATGCCGCTCACCATGCCCATGTTCACAAAGGCATAGGTGAAGAAGATCAGCGTGATCGACCCCGCCAGCAGCCGCGAGAACAGTGTCGGCGCGTTGGCCGCGATGTATAGCCCGCGGAAGATCAGCAGCAGGTAGAGCACCAGCAGCACGGCGTTGCCGATCAGTCCGAACTCTTCGGAGAACACGGCGAAGATGAAGTCGGTGTGCTTCTCGGGGATGAACTCGAGGTGCGTCTGCGTGCCCTTGAGCCAGCCTTTGCCGAACACGCCGCCGGAGCCGATGGCGATGATGGACTGGATGGTGTGGAAGCCCTTGCCGAGCGGGTCGGTGGTGGGGTCCAGCAGCGTGCAGATGCGGTGTTGCTGGTAGTCGTGCAGGATCGGCCAGTTCACGCCGGGGGCGCAGATATCGTGCTCGAAGCTGACCAGCGCGGTGATGGCGACCACCGCGATGGCAAGCAGCGGCAGGATGATCTTCCACGACAGGCCGGCGAAATAGATCACATATAGGCCGGCGGCCATCACCAGCAGGCCGGTGCCGAGGTCGGGCTGCTTGGCGATCAGGCCCACGGGCACGCCGAGCAGCACCAGCGCCAGCACAAAGTCGAACCACCTGACCGAGCCCTCCCGTTTCTGGAAGTACCACGCCAGCATCAGCGGCATGGCAATCTTCATGATCTCCGAGGGCTGGATCACCATGCCGACGTAGAGCCAGCGCCGCGCGCCCTTGCGGATCAGGCCGAACATGGCCACCGCCACCAGCAGGGCCACGCCGACCGTATAGAGCGGCACCGCCACCCGCATCAGCGTCTGGGTTGGCAGGTAAGCGATGACCCACATCACCAGGTAGGACAGCAGGATGTTGCGCAACTGGTCCTCGACCCGGCCGGGCATGTCGATGGCGGCGGAGTAGAGCGCCACGATGCCGGTGGCGAACAGCAGGAAGACGATAAGCGCGAGTGGCTTGTCAAAGCCGGTCAGGGCCGTCTTGATGAACGATAGGACGCGGCGGCGATCCATGGCGCGTCTCCTTCAGCGTGAAGCGTTGCCGCCGGCCGCGGCGGGCGCGGTTGCCGGCTTGGCGCGGGGTTTCGAACTGGCGGGCGCCATGACGGGCGACGCGGCCGGCGCGGGGGGCGGCGCCGGGCGGCTGTGGCCGAGGGCCTGCGCCATGCGCTGGTCCAGCGTCTGCACTGCCGAGGCGGGCGGGATGGCGGCGGGGTCGATCACCGGCGCCATCACGGCAGAGGCGGCCGTGGCGGAGGCGCCGGCGCGGGCTGCCACCCGCGCCGCCGGCACGCTGGCGCCTTCGCTGGTGGCGGCGGCTTCGCTCGCGCCCATGACGGTGGCGCTGGCGATGCTGGCGGTGTGGCCGGTGGTAAACACGCTGGGCGTATCCACGGGCGGCTTGCCGCCGGCGCGTTCGGACGCGGGCGGGGCGATGTTCGCCAGCTCTTCCGGCCACTTGCCCGTCAGATAGTAATCCATCACCTTGCGTGCGATCGGCGCGGCCACGGCACCGCCGAAGCCGGCGTTTTCCACGATCATCGCCAGCGCGATCTTCGGGTTGTCGGCGGGAGCGAATGCGGTATAGAGCGCGTGGTCGCGCTTGCGCTCGTCCAGCGCGTGGTGGTTGTACTTCTCGTTCTTGCCCATGGTGAAGGTCTGCGCCGTCCCGGTCTTGCCGGCGGACTCATAGGCGGCGCCGGCGAACGCGCGGGCGGCGGTGCCCGAGTGCGTCACACCGACCATGGCGCGCTTGATCACGTCGATATCCGACTGCTTGAGCGGCAGGCGATAGCTTTCCTTGGGCACGGTGAGCTCGCGCTCGCGGCTGACCGAATCCTCCACCGCTTTGACCAGGTGGGGCTTCATCGCGATGCCGTTGTTGACCAGGATGGAGGTGGCGTTGGCCAGCTGCAGGATGGTGAAGCTGTTGTAGCCCTGGCCGATCCCCAGCGAGATGGTTTCGCCGTCATACCATTTCTGCTGCTCGGGCTTGCGGTAGGCGCGGCGCTTCCAGTCGGTGGAGGGCAGGATGCCGCGGCTCTCGCCTTCGATGTCGATGCCGGTGATCTGGCCGAAGCCCAGCGGCTTCATGAAGTCGTGGATGGCGTTGACGCCCATGTCGCGCGCCAGCATGTAGTAATAGGTGTCGCACGACTGCACGATGGAGGCGTTCATGTCCACCCAGCCGTGGCCGCCTGGCTTGTCGTCGCGGAAGGTGTGGTTGCCCAGCGTGAACGAGCCCGGATCGTGGAAGCCCCAGGCTGCGGTGCGCTTGCCGGTGGTGAGTGCCGCCAGCGCCATGAACGGCTTGTAGGTGGAGCCGGGCGGGTAGGTGCCGCGCAGCGGGCGGTTCAGCAGTGGCTTGTCGGGCGAGCCGTTGAGCTCGTTCCAGGTATTGGTGTCGATGCCTTCGACGAACAGGTTGGGGTCGTAGGTCGGCTTGGAGACAAAGGCCAGGATGTCGCCCGTGGCCGGCTCGATCGCCACCAGCGCGCCGCGCTTGTCGCCAAACAGCGCCTCGGCCAGTTGCTGCAGGCGGATGTCGAGCGACAGGATCAGGTTGTTGCCGGGCGTGGCGGGGGAGGTGGACAGCGTGCGGATGGGGCGTCCGCCCGCGCTCACTTCCACTTCCTCGAACCCGGTCAGGCCGTGCAACTCGGTTTCGTAGCTTTGCTCGATGCCGATCTTGCCGATGTAGTTGGAGCCCTTGTAGTTGTCGGCGTCCTTGCGCGGATCGTATTTGGCGCCTTCGGCGCTGTTGGCCTCGTCCATGGCCTCGATGCGTTCCTGGTCGCGCTGGGAGATGCGGCCCAGGTAGCCGATCACGTGCGAGGCGGACTCGCCCAGCGGGTACTGGCGGAACAGCCGGGCACGCACGTCCACACCCGGAAAGCGGAAGCGCTGGGCGGAGAAGCGCGCCACTTCCTCGTCGGTGAGCTGGCTGCGGATCGGCAGGCTCTCGAAGCTGCGCGACTCCTCCATCAGGCGCTTGAAGCGGCGGCGGTCGCGCGGCTGGATGTCGATCAGCTGGGCCAGTTCCTCGATGGTGTTGTCGAGCGTGTCGGACAGCTTGGACGGGGTGATTTCCAGCGTGTAGGCGGAATAGTTGCGCGCCAGCACCACGCCGTTGCGGTCCATGATGATGCCGCGGTTGGGCTCGATCGGCGCCACCGAGATGCGGTTGTCCTCGGCCTTGGCCGAGTACTGGTCATGCTTGTACCACTGCAGCCACAGGAAACGGCTGAACAGCAGGCCGAAGCAGATCACGGCAAACAGGCCCGCCGCCGCTACGCGGATGCGGAAGCGGCCGAGCTCCTGTTCGACATTGCGTATTTCGGTCATGGTACTGCGTCAGCCTTGCGGTTTGCCGCGCCCCCCAAGGGGGCGCGGCGGGACTTCGGTTGGGGTAAAGCGTCAGATCGGCCGGGTTTCGTCCACGTCGGCGCTGCGGCGCTGCGGCGCCAGCAGCATGCCGGTGGCCAGCGGCCACAGCAGCGCTTCGATGCCCGGCGCCAGCAGCAATTGCCAGCCGGGCAGCGGCGCGCCCATGGCCAGGCGGATCAGCACCGGCACAGCGTGGGCGATAAACAGCAGCGGCAGCACGTGCAGCGCCTGGGTATAGACCGTGAACCACAGCACGCGGCGATGGATGGTGATGGCGAAGTACGCCAGCAGCGAGTAGGCCATGGCGTGCTCGCCCAGCAGGCGCGCGTCATGCACGTCCATCAGCAGGCCGAGCGCGAAGGCCACACCCATGCCGACCTTGCGCGGCTGGTGGATGTTCCAGAACACCAGCACCAGCGCCACCATGTCGGGCACCCACAGCGTGGTGCCCCAGGGCATCAGGTTGAACAGGAAGGCCAGCACGAAACTCAGCGCAATAAACGCGGGGTTGACCGGGCGCAGCAGATATTGGGGATTGGTCAACGCTTGGGCTCCTTGGCCGCGGCGGGCTTGTCTGCGGGCTTTTCCGCCGGCTTGTCAGCAGGCTTTGCGGCAGGCTTCTCCGCGGGCTTGTCGGCGGGCTTGTCGGCCGGCCGCTCTCCTGAGCGTTCGGCATCCCGCACGCCCGGGCGGTTCGCCCTGACGCTGCGCGCTTCCTTGGCGTCGCGTGGGCCGTCGATGGACTCGCGCGGCGGCAACTGCGCTTCGTAGCGGATCACCAGCAACTGGCGGTGCGAACGCACGCCGGCCACCGGTTCGCAGTACACGCGCGAGAAGGCGGTATCGGCCTTGCGCTCGATCTGGACGATCTTGGCCACCGGCAGGCCTGGCGGGTAGGTGCCGTCCAGGCCGGAGGTCACCAGCAGGTCGCCCTGCTGCAGGTCGGCCGAGGCGGCCATGAAGCGCAGGTCGAGCAGGCCGGCGCGGGCACCGCCAAAGGCCACGCTGCGCAAGCCGTTGCGCACTACCTGCACGGGAATGGCCTGCTCCTTGTCGGTCAGCAGCGTGACTTCCGACTGGAACGGCGAAACCCGGGTGATCTGGCCGATCACGCCGCGTTCGTCGATCACGGGGTAGCCCGCGCGCAGGCCATGCTGGCTGCCGCGGTCGATCACGATGCGTTGGCTATAGGGGTCGCGGGCGTCGTACAGGATCTCGGCCGCCGTCACCGGCGTGGCCGACTGCTGCACCAGGCCAAGCAGCTTGCGCAGC comes from the Cupriavidus basilensis genome and includes:
- the mreC gene encoding rod shape-determining protein MreC; its protein translation is MDYTPPPLFKQGTSAVARLVFYVTIALALLIVDARFDALRVVRQVAATVLMPVERTVLVPRDALRATFDYAQSSAALASENRDLKRRMVTEAEGAVRQSQLEAENNQLRKLLGLVQQSATPVTAAEILYDARDPYSQRIVIDRGSQHGLRAGYPVIDERGVIGQITRVSPFQSEVTLLTDKEQAIPVQVVRNGLRSVAFGGARAGLLDLRFMAASADLQQGDLLVTSGLDGTYPPGLPVAKIVQIERKADTAFSRVYCEPVAGVRSHRQLLVIRYEAQLPPRESIDGPRDAKEARSVRANRPGVRDAERSGERPADKPADKPAEKPAAKPADKPAEKPADKPAAAKEPKR
- the rodA gene encoding rod shape-determining protein RodA, which encodes MDRRRVLSFIKTALTGFDKPLALIVFLLFATGIVALYSAAIDMPGRVEDQLRNILLSYLVMWVIAYLPTQTLMRVAVPLYTVGVALLVAVAMFGLIRKGARRWLYVGMVIQPSEIMKIAMPLMLAWYFQKREGSVRWFDFVLALVLLGVPVGLIAKQPDLGTGLLVMAAGLYVIYFAGLSWKIILPLLAIAVVAITALVSFEHDICAPGVNWPILHDYQQHRICTLLDPTTDPLGKGFHTIQSIIAIGSGGVFGKGWLKGTQTHLEFIPEKHTDFIFAVFSEEFGLIGNAVLLVLYLLLIFRGLYIAANAPTLFSRLLAGSITLIFFTYAFVNMGMVSGILPVVGVPLPLLSYGGTALVTLGMGIGILMSISRQKRLIQT
- a CDS encoding ParA family protein; the encoded protein is MRRVVFNQKGGVGKSTIVCNLAAISASEGLRTLVIDLDAQGNSSQYLLGAHAAEATPTVADFFETALTYSFKPLDVTAFIHATPFENLDVMPAHPELDTLHGKLESRYKIYKLRDALIELEDAYDAIYIDTPPALNFYTRSALIAVQRCLIPFDCDDFSRRALYTLLDNVKEIQHDHNADLEVEGIVINQFQPRATLPLQLVEELVGEGLPVLNSRLSSSVKIRESHQHAMPMIHLDPRHKLALEYLALHRELVG
- the mreD gene encoding rod shape-determining protein MreD, whose product is MTNPQYLLRPVNPAFIALSFVLAFLFNLMPWGTTLWVPDMVALVLVFWNIHQPRKVGMGVAFALGLLMDVHDARLLGEHAMAYSLLAYFAITIHRRVLWFTVYTQALHVLPLLFIAHAVPVLIRLAMGAPLPGWQLLLAPGIEALLWPLATGMLLAPQRRSADVDETRPI
- the mrdA gene encoding penicillin-binding protein 2: MTEIRNVEQELGRFRIRVAAAGLFAVICFGLLFSRFLWLQWYKHDQYSAKAEDNRISVAPIEPNRGIIMDRNGVVLARNYSAYTLEITPSKLSDTLDNTIEELAQLIDIQPRDRRRFKRLMEESRSFESLPIRSQLTDEEVARFSAQRFRFPGVDVRARLFRQYPLGESASHVIGYLGRISQRDQERIEAMDEANSAEGAKYDPRKDADNYKGSNYIGKIGIEQSYETELHGLTGFEEVEVSAGGRPIRTLSTSPATPGNNLILSLDIRLQQLAEALFGDKRGALVAIEPATGDILAFVSKPTYDPNLFVEGIDTNTWNELNGSPDKPLLNRPLRGTYPPGSTYKPFMALAALTTGKRTAAWGFHDPGSFTLGNHTFRDDKPGGHGWVDMNASIVQSCDTYYYMLARDMGVNAIHDFMKPLGFGQITGIDIEGESRGILPSTDWKRRAYRKPEQQKWYDGETISLGIGQGYNSFTILQLANATSILVNNGIAMKPHLVKAVEDSVSRERELTVPKESYRLPLKQSDIDVIKRAMVGVTHSGTAARAFAGAAYESAGKTGTAQTFTMGKNEKYNHHALDERKRDHALYTAFAPADNPKIALAMIVENAGFGGAVAAPIARKVMDYYLTGKWPEELANIAPPASERAGGKPPVDTPSVFTTGHTASIASATVMGASEAAATSEGASVPAARVAARAGASATAASAVMAPVIDPAAIPPASAVQTLDQRMAQALGHSRPAPPPAPAASPVMAPASSKPRAKPATAPAAAGGNASR
- a CDS encoding IS481 family transposase → MPWSTRDTMSLRQEFILLAQQEGSNRRELCRRFSISPQTAYKWLARYAEQGEAGLVDRSRRPSRSPEQTHADLEQAVIALRQQHPAWGGRKISRRLQDLGHTEAPAPSTVTSILHRHGLITPEASAKSVAWQRFEHPEPNHLWQMDYKGWFATRDGMPCYPLTVLDDHSRFNILLTACTRTQTAVVQRHLREAFRRYGLPLRINADNGAPWGSPSQPGQLTALAIWLIRLGVRLSHSRPAHPQTNGKDERFHRTFKAEVLTGNDFASCRYAQRAFDRWRDVYNQQRPHEALGLATPVTRYRPSPRPYPEQLPPIEYGPDDTVVQVKWHGELCFQGRRFKVSNALAKLHVALRPDARHSGKYALYFAHHRFGSIDLNDPNAA